The DNA window TTTTCTTGCTTTTAAATTGATGAACATATTCTCTAGAATCTCTACTTCATCTTTTCTCTTTAGTGTCTAAggaaattttcaagaatttttggtgAAAAGATGGGTTTTCATCGCGAAGGCCTAAATTGTAAGAAGAATAAAATTTTCTCTAGTTATTTCTCACTTTGGAATGTGAAAAGATGATTTCTCTTTTATCTTTGCTCTCTTTTTACACCAAtcattttcataataaaatatatgcaaaattctatttaaaatattaatattataacatttatctaattatttaatttaaaatatcattagaATATCTCTCATGCCATCATGACACtctagaattctctctcataCTAATTGACCATAtttccctttataatctttaaaatttcattcttgaatcatcacttaatttaaaaaattatgatttagtccctcataatttttcatttattcaatttagtctttattcatCCACTTTCCTTATTTTCTAGACTCTTCCACCCTTAAGATATTTGCACTATTGGCCCTTCGAATTTtccatatttataatttaaccctttacattttaaatatttacacttgGAGTACAAGACTCTTCATATCTTTGTGCTTTAGTCCTTGGCTCAaattaatatttcacaacatacttctcatttcatttttatctaaTATCTCTTATCATTTACTTTCATTATATCTTATTCCACTAAGAACCTATCTCATATTATTTTCTACCAAGAGGGTTTTGAGGATGTTACACATACACTTAGGGGCGTAGCTAGGGGGATTGGCAGAGGCCCCAATCCCCCCGAAATGAAAAAATTCTCATTCAAGccctttaaaatttgaaattagtaaaggtaaaattgtactttgaccccctaaaaatgataaaaatatgatttaatcctttaaaaatcataaatatatagactattcAAATAGTGACATTACATtcttactatcataaaaattacaatttaatttcgacccctaaaatttttgtttcaattCGTCCCTACATACACTCTCACATACTCATTCCTTCTTCCTGAACCTAAAAGGTCTATCACCAAATAACTCCTTTCTTTACATCCAAATCATCCACCGTTTAACCCACCACCTTCTTCCACTATTACTCCTACTGGCTAACAAGTCCTTAATCATTCTCAATTCTTTTTCTAAACACttttaatacaaaataaatttatatttgatgcatttcttttattttcacatATAAATCTAAAAAACATAACACGGAATAATTCTTTTTCTAAACACTTTTAGtgcaaaataaatttatatttgatgatttttttattttattttcacatataaattcacaaaacataacccaaagcaatttaTCTGGATGACAATAAGAGAATTCTAGTAtttattataacaaaaaaaaaaagatagacaAATGGGAGTAAAAGAGATTTTACTCGCAAAGACTAATGGACTCcaacatgcaaatatatatatcatgcagAAACATTATCctttgaaataaaaaagatatcTCCATGATCATACAGAAGTGATATCTTTTGAAGTTTTGGAGGACAAATTAAATGTTAAACCCAAGCTATCCATTTTTTCTTGAGTAAGCTTCTCTAAACGTTCAACCATGAACGGTGTGAGATAATTGCTCCAATCTCCCACTTTTCCTTTCCTAAAAAAACCCGTGTGTGCAATTCCAGAAATATGTACCCCTTTTTTGTTCACTTCCacttctttcaagttttcaaagcTACAAATTTTCGCTATTTCTTCCACAACTCCTTGTTTCTCTTCATCATCCGTGAAAGGAACTCCTAAGAACATGGCCAAGTTTTTCAAGTGGGAGTTGATGTCTTCCTTAAGATCTTCATATTTCAAAAACAATATTTTGTTGGGGTTTTCTTGGCTTGCCTTCCAATACCCCAGTACATGATCAAAAAATGGTCCGTACGCATAGATTCCATGGTAGAACTTGTCAAATGCTTCATCTAGCGAAAATGGCTCTAAGCTTTCGTCTTCAAGCTTGTAGAGGAAAGACCAAAGATGTTGAATTGATCACTATCATTCATCCTTCAATATTGATAGTATGTTTACATTTATAGAATTTTGTTTAACAAACTAACTAACTTACATATACCTAACTCTACTAACTACTAACTGTCTTAACTTCTCAACACTCCCCCTGAAGTTGAGGGTTGATATATATCTTTAACCCCTAACTTAGATACTAAGTACTCATGTTGCTTGATGCTTAAAGCTTTTGTCATCAAATTAACAAGTTGCTCAGTTGTTCCAATATGCTGCATCTGAATCGTTCCATCCTTGATTTTATCTTGTACAAAATGACAATCAATTTCTATATGTTTCGTTCGTTCATGAAAAACAGGATTAGCAGTAATTTGCAGCGCTGCCTTACTATCTGAAAAAACCAAGGATTTATCAAATTGACTAGGACTAACTTCCCTCAATAAGCCATTCAACCATGTAACCTCTGCTACAACCACTGCCATACTTCTATATTCAGCTTCTGCTGATGATCGAGATACTATGGTTTGTTTTTTTGACTTTCATGAAACAATGGATTCTCTAATTTTAACACAGAAACTGGTCACTGGCCTCCTAGACATAGGACATGAAGCCCAATCAGAATCACAAAAGGCAATCAATTGTGATTTGCTTGCTGCAGATAGTAGAATGCCTTGGCTAGGGTTTTTCCTTATGTATCGTACCACCCGAAAAATAGCTTCCAAATGTGATTTTTTTGGTTTGTGCATGAACTGACTCAAATTTTGAACCGCATACATTATGTCCGGTCGTGTATTTGTCAAATATAGCAATCTTCCCAACAGTCTTTGATACATTATAACATCCGTGATTAAATCATCTCCATCAACCTTTGTTTGTATTGACTCATCATACTCCATTGACGTAAGCTTCCGATTCTGCCCAAGCGGTGTACATGCTGACTTTGCTTCCTCTAATCCCAAATCAGCTATCAACTCCAAAGCATATTTTCGCTGATTCAATATAATCTCTTTGTTCGACCTCATCACTTCTATTCCAAGAAAATACTTCAACAcacctaaatctttcatcttaaAATTCTGATGCAGAAgctatttcaactcatttatcaTGCTAACACTACTGCCTGTAATTAATAGATCATCTACATAGATGAGTAAAACAACCATGTTACCTCCATCCCTTTTTGTGAACAAGGAATAATCATACTTGCTTTGTACATATCCTCCTCGTATTGAGGCCTCAGTAAGCTTCAAATTCCACTGTCGAGAAGCTTGCTTCAGACCATAAATGACTTATACAGGCGACATACATGAGACTCCCCCTGGCTGCAAAAACCAACCGGAAGTTCCATATAAACTTCTTCATGCAAGTCTCCTTGAAGAAAAGCATTGTAAACGTCCATCTGAAAATAGGTCAATCAAGAATGGCTGCCATGCTGATCACAGTCCGAACCGTGACATGCTTAACGACCGGAAAAAAAGTATCATGAAAGTCAATACCAGCCTTTTGACTATAACCTTTACCAACAAGACGTGCTTTAAAATGTTCCACCGAACCATCAGAagtgtatttaattttttacactCACTTGCATCCAATGGGAACAACACCAGCAAGTAAAGGAATAACCTCCCATGTACCATTAGCCTCCAAAGCTTGAATCTCTTGTTGCATAGCATCAACCCACCGTGGATCCAAGATGGCCTCATCATAAGATTTAGGTTCAATTAAAGAAGAAACATGGGCAGCAAACAATTGAGTATGAACAGGCAAATGAGAAGAAGAATAAACACTAGCAATAGGAAATAAACCTGTGCACAAGAAGTGAACGACTGGTTCTAGCAGACGTAATCCTTCATCCAAGTAGGAGGCTTAACTGACCTTGTAGTACGGCGTAAAGGGATATCAGTAAGCACAAAAGACAGAGAAGGGGTAGAATAAGATACGGGCACATAAGATGAAGAAGAGGGAATAGATATAGAAGAAGGTTTAAGTTGAAGAAAAACAGAAGTATCAACATtaggaaaaaacaaaaaaggttTGGTAGGAAACGTAAAAGGAAATACCGTTTCATGAAAGACAACATCTCGGTTAACAAAAAAAGTTTTGGTTTCAAGACTAAACAATAAGTATCCTTTTTGCACAAAAGAATAACCCATGAACATAGACAGAATAGCCTTAGGAGAAAATTTATCATGGTAGCTAAGAGTAGTAGCATAGGCGAGACAACCAAAGACCTTCAGTCGAGAAAAATCAGGAGACTTATGATACAAAAGTTCAAAAGGACATTTCCAGTTCAAGATAGGAGTAGGGAGACAATTAATCAAAAAATAGGTAGTTAAAACACATTCGCCCCAAAATTTACTAGGCATGTGAGACTGAAACTTTAATGACCGAGCTACTACAAGTAAATGTCAGTGTTTCCGTTCAGCAACTCCATTTTGCTGAGGAGTGTGAACACACGAACTCTGATGGACAATTCcaaacatattaaaaaactcAGTACATTCATTCTTAAAGAACTCATACCCATTATCACTACGAACAATTTTAATCGTAGTAGAGAATTGATttttaaccaaaacaaaaaattgTTTGAGATATATAAGAGCATCATTTTTATATCGCAACAAATATACCTAAGTCATTCGTGTGTAATcatcaataatttttaaaaagaacttATGGCCACTATGAGTAGAAACTCGATAAGGTCCCCACAAATCTATGTGAATAAGGGAAAAAGCAACATCAACATGAGATTTATGAATGGGAAATGGAAGCCTAGTTTGTTTAGTCATTGGACAAACAGAACATTTATGAATACTGTCAACATCGGATATTGTACAAGAAAAATTAGGAACCTTATTAAGTCTTGAAATCGACGCATGACCAAGTCTATTGTGCCAAAGAATAGATGAGTCTATAgaagcaacaacaacaacaacggAAGAAGGTGAAACCACAGAAGTCTGTTGAGACAGATCCAGGATGTAAAGACCACCTCATGCTTTACCAATCCCCCTCATCTTTCCACTGGAGAGATCCTGTATGAGACAAAAATGAGGATAAAAGGAAACCATACAATGAAGATCAGTGGTAAGTTTGGAAACAAAAAGTAAATTATAACGAAAATTTGGAACATAAAGAACTCTTGTCAATGAAAGGTTAGGCAAAATTGTGCAAGTTCCAATATGAGTGACTGAGACTGAGGAACCATTTGGAAGGCGAACACTTGGTGATCCTAATGCACATGCAACAGGAGATTCCAAGAAATGAAGATCCGGCAATATATGGTCAGTAGCCCCACTATTTATGATCCATTTGTTACCAATATCCACCATACCTGCTATACTGATAGTAGCTTCAATTGCAGTAGGTTCTTTGTTCAACAAATGCATGATCTGATTATACTGTTCCTGTGTAAATACTGGCGATTGTGAATGAGACCCACGGGAACCCATTACTT is part of the Gossypium hirsutum isolate 1008001.06 chromosome D11, Gossypium_hirsutum_v2.1, whole genome shotgun sequence genome and encodes:
- the LOC107911203 gene encoding cytosolic sulfotransferase 15, with translation MAVVVAEVTWLNGLLREVSPSQFDKSLVFSDSKAALQITANPVFHERTKHIEIDCHFVQDKIKDGTIQMQHIGTTEQLVNLMTKALSIKQHEYLLEDESLEPFSLDEAFDKFYHGIYAYGPFFDHVLGYWKASQENPNKILFLKYEDLKEDINSHLKNLAMFLGVPFTDDEEKQGVVEEIAKICSFENLKEVEVNKKGVHISGIAHTGFFRKGKVGDWSNYLTPFMVERLEKLTQEKMDSLGLTFNLSSKTSKDITSV